CGAGCTCAACGTGCTCGCATTCACCCATGGCGTGTCCGGCAACCCCGGCATCCTGCTCGTCGTCCTGGGCGGCATCCACAAGCTGCGCCAGGAATACCCCGAGCAGCGGACCCTGGCCATGGTCTATCAGTCGTGGCAACTGGGCCGCGCGGCCACCTTCCTGCCGGGTGCCGACTGGGAAGCGCTGCTGCCGGTCCAGACCGGCGAAGTCCGCCGCATGCTGGGCATCGGCACGCCGACGCTGTACCACGCCTCGGGCCTGAAGGATTCGGAAACGCCGCAAGGGGTGATGCCGGTCGCGGCCTGACCCAAAAAAAGCGGCCCGGCGCGGAGTATCTCGCCGGACCGCCCAAACCTGGGTCCTGTTCGATCGAAGCACCCTCCCCAGCGCGCTGTCGACCTATAAAGCTGTCAGCCTGTTTTTATTGTTGGCCTTCAGCTCATCCTCGGTGGCCGGTTTTTTTGGTCCACCAAGCTTCCTCCCGGTAGCGGCCTGCTCGCATTGTGATGCAGGCCTCTTTTCTTTTTGTTGTTGGAAGGCATCATGCCCTGATGTCGTCGCTTAATGCAACACTGGAAGTTACCGCACCTGCGTCTCGCACCCGCAGCATGGATCGCCTTGCCATGTTCGGCTCGGCGCTGCTGCATTTGCTGATCCTGCTGTTGCTGCTGCTGCAACTGCCCGACACCATGGAAGACGGCGCCGGCGGCATGGCCGTCGACATCGTCTTCGACATCCCCGGCGACGCCAGCAAGGGCGACGGCCACGACGCTGCGGTGGCGGCGGCCGCCGCGTCGGCCGAGCCGGCGCCGGCCGAACAGGCCCCGGTGGAGCCCGAGGTCGCGGCGGCACCGCCGCCCCCGCCGCCCGATCCCGTACCGGCCCCCGAACCGGTGGTGGAGAAGCCACCGCCACCCAAGCCGGTAACCCCGCCGAAACCCAAGCCGGCGCGGGCCAAGCCCGCACCGCAAAAACCCCCGACCCCGGCCAAGCCGGTCGAAGCGGCCACCGCCACGACGGGCACCGGCCAGGTCGCCGCCCCGGTCAGCACCGGCGAAGGCCGCGGCACCGCCGCCGGCGCCGAAGACCCCAATGCCGCCGCGGGCGATGTGGCCGGCGCCGGTGGCCCGGTGGGCAATGGCGTGCCCCGCGTCGCGTCGGGTACCGACCTGGGCGACGCCCAGGTGCGCGAGCGCCTGATCGGCAACACCCTGTCGGGCATGACGGGCAGCCGCGACGGCGCCCAGGGTCGCTATGATATTCCCTGGCAGGCCTATATCCGGCCGGACGGCACCCTGGTGGCCCGGATCACCCAGCCCCGTTCGGGCAACAAGGGCGAGGTTGTCCAGGCTACCGTTACCGAAGAAGGCACCTGGACGCTGGAGAACGGCATCATGTGCATCAAGTTCAAGAAGGAACTCAACGGTGCCAAGGACTGCTTCCGGGTGCAGGACGTCGCCAGTAAGATGGCCTTCTACTATCGCGATTGCCCCTACAGCGCCTCCGATCGGTGCAAGACCGGGCGCCTTGGCCAGTTCGGCGAAGTGAAGCGCGGCAACGCTTTCGGCCTGTAACCTGGCCCCTCTCAAGGGTAGAGTGGCGTGCGATTTGCGGAGGGGCTCATGAGCAAGGTTCCAGGCTTTGTAACCACCAGCTTCAGCCATGACGGTGCCAGTCGCGAGGTGTTCCGGGCCGGCAGCGGCCCGGCCGTCATCGTGATGTCCGAGATCCCGGGATCACGCCGCAGGTGGCGGGCTTTGCCCGGCGCCTGGTCGATGCCGGCTTCGCCGTCTACATGCCGCAATTGTTCGGCACGCCGATGAAGCGGATCACGCCCGGCTATGTGCTGAACTCCCTCGCCCGGGTCTGCGTCAGCCGGCAGTTCCGTGCCCTGGCGGCCAACGAGTCGAGCCCGATCCTCGACTGGCTGCGGGCCCTGGCGCGCCAGGCCCACCAGGACTGCGGCGGCAGGGGCGTGGGCGCCATCGGCATGTGCTTCACCGGCAATTTCGCCTTGGGGCTGATGCTGGATGCCCCGATCCTGGCCCCGGTCCTCTCGCAGCCCTCCCTGCCCTTCCCGATCGGCAAGGCGCGCAAGGGCGGCCTGCATGCCTCGCCTCGCGAGATCGCCGCCGCCCATGACAAGATCGAGCGCGAGGGCGCCCGCATCCTGGGCCTGCGCTTCAAGGGCGACCCGATGTGCCCGGGCGAGCGCTTTACCCGCCTGCGCGAGGAGTTCGGCGATGCCTTCGAAGGCATCGAGATCGCCGCCAAGCACGCCAACCCCAAGGCGCCCAAGCCGGCCCACAGCGTGCTGACCAACCACCTGATCGACGAGGCCGGCCAGCCCACCCGCGCCGCCCTGGACCGCACCATCGCCTTCCTCAACCAGCAGCTGAGGGTTGCGGCCTGAGGCCGGCGCCCGCCCGATTGACGCCGCCGGCCGTCACCCCTAAAAGAGGGCCGTGTCTCCGTAGCTCAGCAGGATAGAGCACAGGATTCCTAATCCTGGGGCCGTGGGTTCGAATCCCGCCGGGGACACCACACCGCCAAAAGCTGCCGTTGCCGCCGCCGGAACGGGTAGGGACGGGATTTTTCGGCCTGCTTCGCGGCTGCGCGATTGCGGCTCTCGCCTTCCGCCACGGCCTCTGTTCTATTCGCGGTTGGCCGATTTCCATTTATCATGTTGGAAACTTCCAATTATCATGCTGGATAATTCCAATCGGCGGGGATTCGGAGGCGGCATGTACGAACGGTTCGTGGAGCGGCGGGCGGCGGAGGCCCTTTCGGACACCCCGGTGGTCCTGGTCGTGGGGCCGCGCCGGGCCGGCAAGACCACACTTGTCCGGAAGATGGGAGGGCCAGGCCGGACCTATGTCACGCTCGACGACCAGACGGCACTCGATGCCGCACGGTCCGATCCAGTCGGCTTCATTCGAGGCCTCGACCGGGCCATCATCGACGAGATCCAGCGCGTTCCCGACCTGCTGCTGGCGATCAAGAAGACGGTCGATGAGGACTACCGCCCCGGCCGCTTCCTGCTGACTGGTTCCGCCAATGTGCTCACCCTGCCCCGCGTCGCCGACAGCTTGGCGGGCCGAATGGAAACCATCCAGATGCTGCCGCTGGCCCGGGCGGAAGTGGAAGGAACGACAACGACCTTCCTGGAGCGCTTATTCGCGGGCAAGCTGCGGGGTGATCCGGGAGCGATCACTGGGGATGATCTGGTCAAACTCGTACTCCTCGGGGCTTTCCCGAGGCCATCAGCCGGGAAAGCGAGCGGCGGCGCCAGGATTGGGCACGCTCGTACCTGACGTCGATTCTGACCCGCGACCTGAGAGACATCGCCGAGATCGAGAAACTGACGGAGTTGCCGAAATTCGTCCGCCTTCTGGCCGAGCATTCGGGCCAGTTGGTCAACTATTCACAGTTCGGCTCCAGCATAAACGTCAGCCACAAGACGGGGCAGCGCTATGTCGGGCTGCTGGAGCAGGTGTTCCTGATCGCGACGGTGCAGCCCTGGTTCACCAATGCGCTGAAGCGGATCGCCAAGACGCCGAAGCTGCATTTTCTCGATTCCGGCATACTGGCCACGGCACGAGGACTGACCCTCGACCGGGTGAGGGGCGACCGCAGTACCTTCGGATCGCTCCTGGAAAGCTTCGTGTTCTCCGAGGTATCCAAACTTATGACGGGCGCCGATTCACGGCTGAGGCTTTATCATTTCCGCGATCAGCAACTGAACGAGGTTGACCTTTTGTTGGAGCGCGACGACGGGATGATCGCGGGGATCGAGGTGAAGGCGAGCGCCACCGTGAGATCCAGCGACTTCGCTGGGCTCAGGACGTTGGCCGGCGCTTGCGGCAATCGCTTTGCCTTTGGCGCCGTCCTCTATGACGGCCCGGACCTTGTCCCCTTTGGCGACAAACTTGCGGCGGCCCCAATATCAACTTTATGGAGCTGACGAAAATTTGCGCTCATCGAGCGGCAAAGCACCGGTTCTCGCCTTTACCCATTTTGGCGAACCATGCCACCGAAACGCTCAGTTCCACCGCCGCCCGTCCAGGCGATAGAGGTGCTTCACCGGTTGCCGCGTCGCGCGCAGGACGATCGCCTTGAGCAGGGCGAGGGTGATTGCCGCCGCGGCGAAGATCAGAAGAAACTTTGTCATCATCGTCACTCCCTTGCCGAGGGTGGCCAGGGCGCGGGCGCCACGGCCGTCATGAGAGCATTGTCGGCCGGAATTACTGACGATTGATGAAGAACAGACCGCGGCAAGCGGGATTGAATTTGCCCGTGGTTGGGCCAACGTAGAAGGCATCGGCAGAACGAAATCCGGGTGCCATCATGGGCGTCGCGCTCAACCACACCATCGTCTGGTGCAACGACCAGCAAAAATCGGCCGATTTCCTGACCGGGATCCTGGGCCTGCCGCCGGCCCGGCGCTTCTTTCATTTCCTGGTGGTCGACCTCGACAACGGGGTTTCCCTCGATTTCTACCAGATCGAGGGCGAGATCCGCCTCCAGCACTATGCCTTCCTCATCGGCGAAGACGATTTCGATGCCATCTACGCGCGGGTTCTCGCCCGCGGCCTCGACTATTGGGCCGACCCGATGCGCCAGCGGCCCAAGGAAATCAGCCACAATGACGGCGGCCGGGGCTTCTACTTCGACGATCCCGACGGCCACTTCCTCGAAGTCCTCACCCGGCCCTACGGCAGCGGGGGCTGACGGTAAGCTGGGTCGGACTGGCGCCAGAATGGCGCTAGTGATCGACCTCGAACCTCGACGAGCGGGGGAAGCCTCGGGCATGCTTTGGCCATGAACCGTGGTTTCGTGGCAGTACTGGGCATTGTGACGGCGCTGTCGGCAACCGCGGCGGCGCAGGATGCCGTGCCCGGCGCGCCGCAGATCCTGTCGCCCCAGCCCCCCGCCCCGCAACTCCAGGCACCACCGATGCCGGCAACGCCGGTGCCGCCGCCGACCACGCCGGATGCGGCGGTCGCTATCAAGCCGCCGTTGGAAACGCTGCAGGGCGACGCCATCGCCATCGACGGCTTCACCATCGACATGGGCGAGATCGCGGGCGCGCGCCGGCGCTTGCGCCTGATCTCGATCGATGCGCCCGAACTGGTGACCCCGGCGGGGATCAATGCCCGCCGCGTGCTCGACGATCTCCTGGCCAAGGGACCGGTCGAGTGCACTTTGACCGGCGACCGCCTGTATCAGCGCGAGATCGCCCGCTGCAACGGCGCCGACGGCAAGGACCTGGGCGAGGCGCTGCTGCGCACCGGGGTGGTGACCACCGCCCGCCATTCCATGGTCGGCCAGCCCTGGGCCGCGGCCTATATCGCGGCCGAGCACGCGGGCCTGGATGCCCGCCGGGCAGCAGCCGCTGCCGTGCCGGCCGCCGCCGCGGCGGCCGCCTCGGCGGCAGCGCGTGAGACCCCCGTTTCGGTGGTCGTGACCGCGCCGCAGGCGCCGCCGCTGTCGTTCTGGGACCGCAACACCCGGAGCGAGGTACTGGCCGCCTGGGCGCAGGCGATCGGCACCATCGCCGCCGTTTTCGGCATCGGCTTCGTCGCCGCGCGCCAGCGCCGCTAGCTCAGGACATGCTGGATCTGCGCCCGCAGCCAGCGGTTGGCGGGATCGTTTTCGACATTGGCGTGCCAATAGAGATAGGCGTCCAGCCCTGGTGACTCCAAGGGGAACGGCAGGATCTGGTTGCCGAACTGCTCGTTGGCGATGCGGGCATAGTGCTCGGCCATGGTCAGGGCCATATCGGTCTGACTGACCGCCCGGCAGCCGGCGAAGAAGTGCTGGCAGCGCAGCCTGATGTGCCGGCTGAGGCCCAGCCTGGCCAGTTCGATATCCTCCATCCCCGGCCCCGTGGTGCGCGCGCTGACCTGGATATGGTCGAGCGCCAGATAGCTGTCCAGATCGATGCTGCCCTGGATCGCCGGATGGTCCTGGCGCACCAGGACGACGAAGTCGTCGTCGATCACCCGCACCCGCTGAATGTAGTCGGGCGGCGCCAGCCAGATGTCGAGTGCGGCATCGAGCCGGCCGGAAGCCAGTTCCCCCTCCAGCACCCGGCGCTCGACGTGGATCGCGGCGATGTCGATGGCCGGCGCCAGTTCGCTGAGCCGCTTCATCAGCGGCGGCAGGGCGCGGGCCTCGAGAAAATCACGCACGCCGATGACGAAGCGGCGCCGCGAGGTGGCGGGATCGAAATGCTCGACCTCCGCCAGGGCGATCTCGATCCCGCGCAGGGATTGCCGCACCGGGCCGATCAGGTTGCGGGCAAAAGGCGTGGGGGTAAGGTTGCGGCCGTCGCGCACGAACAGCGGGTCGCCAAAGACATCGCGCAGGCGGCCCAGGGCATGGCTGACCGCCGGCTGGGTCAGGTTCAGCTTGTGGCTGGCCTTGGTGATGCCGCCCTCGGCAAAGATCGCGTCGAGCACCACCAGCAGATTCAGGTCGATCCGGCTTATATGCATGATGCTTATGTATCCCGCACTCGAACATTCATTAGACGCAAGATACGGCGCGCTTAGTCTGTCGGCAACAAAAGGGAGGTTGCCGGCATGGGAGAGGTCTATCTGGTTCGGCATGGCCAGGCGTCGTTCGGCGCCGCGGACTACGACCAGCTGTCCGACCTCGGCCATGCCCAGGCCCGGCACCTCGGCGCCTGGTTCGGCGATTGCGGCCTGCACTTCGGCCGGGTGGTCACCGGCAGCCTGCGCCGCCACAAGGAAACCGCCGCCGGCGTGCTGGAGACCCTGCCCGCCCCGCTGGCGCCGCCGCAGCCCGAAATCGACGTGGGCTTCAATGAATACGACCACACCGAAATCCTGACCCGCCACTGTCCGGCCCTGGCCGACCCGGCGGAGACCAAGCTCATCCTGGCCAAGGCCAGCAGCCCGGGCCGCGCCGTGCAGCGGATCTTCACCGAGGCCATGCAGCGCTGGCTGAGCAGCCGCCACGATGATGATTACACCGAGAGCTGGAACGCGTTCCGTGGCCGCTGCCTGAAGGCCTTGTGGCGCCTGGCGGAGAATGCGGGCGAGGCCCGCCGCATCGTCGTCTTCACCTCAGGCGGGCCGATCGCGGCGATCTGCCAGTCGCTGCTGGACCTGCCCGACCACCGCATGATCGAGCTCAACCAGTCGATCGTGAACAGCGCGGTGACCAAGCTCCTGTGCCAGCCCGGCCGGGTCAGCCTCAGCTATCTCAACAATTTCGCCCATCTCGAACGCGCCGGCTCGCCCGACGCCATCAGCTATCGCTAAGGCCAGGAGAACGACGTGCAGGAACTGGCGGGCAAGGTTGCGGTCATCACGGGGGCGGCCAGCGGTTTCGGCCGCGAATTGGCGATTTTATGCGCGGAAGCCGACATGAAGCTGGTGCTGGCCGATCGCAACGAGGCCGGCATGGCCACGACCGTCGAGATGCTGCCCAGCCCCCACGTGCCGGTGCTCGCCGTGACGTGCGACGTCTCCCGCCCGCAGGACCTGGAAAACCTGGCCGAGCGGACCTGGGAGAAATTCGGCGCCGCCCACCTTCTGTTCAACAACGCCGGCATCGCCGTGGCCGGGCCGACCTGGACCACCACGCTGGACGAATGGAAATGGGTGCTGGACGTCAACCTGATGGGCGTCGTCCACGGCATCCGCAGCTTCGTGCCCCGCATGCTGGCGCAAGGGGGCGAGGCCCATGTGGTCAACACCGCTTCCGCCGCCGGGCTGGTGTCGCCCAAGGGCTCCAGCGTCTATTGCGTCAGCAAGCATGGCGTCGTCACCCTGTCGGAATGCCTGTACCACGAGCTGCGCGAGGCTGAATCCTCGATCGGCGTCTCGGTCCTGTGCCCGGCCTTCGTCGACACCGGCATCGCCCATTCCGACCAGACGCGGCCCGAAGGCACTGCCGCCAATCCGCTGTCGCAGCGCTATGCCGAACAGGTCCGCCGCGCCACCAAGGCCGGCAAGCTGAGTGCCGCCGACGTCGCCCGCATCACCCTGGAAGGCGTGCGCGCCGGCCGCTTCTACATCCTGCCCCACAAGGCCATCAAACGCGCGATCGAGACCCGGATGCAGGACATCCTGGAAGACCGCGTGCCCACCGACACCACGCCCCGCCCCTGATTGAACCGGAGAGATCCCATGAATTTCGAATATTCGGCCAAGGTCCAGGACCTGATGGAGCGCGTCAGCAGCTTCATGGACCGTCACGTCTACCCCAACGAGCACGTCTTCGAGGAACAGGTGAACGAGGGCAGCCGCTGGGAGCCCACGCGCATCATCGAGGAGCTGAAGGAAAAGGCCAAGGCCGAGGGCCTGTGGAACCTGTTCCTGCCCGAAAGCGAGCTGGGCGCCGGCCTCACCAACCTCGAATACGCGCCCTTGTGCGAGATCATGGGCCGCGTCGTGTGGTCGCCGGAAGTGTTCAACTGCTCGGCGCCCGACACCGGCAACATGGAAGTGCTGGCGCGCTATGGCACCGCGGAACAGAAGGAGCAGTGGCTGAAGCCCTTGCTGGAGGGAAAAATCCGCTCGTGCTTCGCCATGACCGAGCCCGACGTCGCCTCGTCGGATGCGACCAACATCGAAAGCTCGATTCAGCGCCAGGGCGATACTTACGTCATCAACGGCCGCAAGTGGTGGTCGTCGGGCGCTAACGATCCGCGCTGCAAGGTCTTCATCTTCATGGGCAAGACCGACCCGCGCAACCCCAACCGTCACGCCCAGCAGTCGATGATCATCGTGCCGCGCGAGACCGCCGGCGTGAAGATCCTGCGCCACCTGCCGGTGTTCGGCTATGACGATGCCCCGCACGGCCATGGCGAGGTGCTGTTCGAGAATGTCCGCGTGCCCTTGTCCAACATGCTGCTGGGCGAAGGCCGCGGCTTCGAGATCGCCCAAGGGCGCCTGGGGCCTGGCCGCATCCACCACTGCATGCGCCTGATCGGCCTGGCCGAGCGGGCGCTGGAGCGGATGTGCAAACGGGCGAAGAGCCGCATCGCCTTCGGCAAGACCGTGGCCGAGCAGACCGTGACCCTGGAGCGTATCGCCGAGTCCCGCATCCTGATCGACCAGGCGCGTTACCTGGTGCTGGCGGCGGCCGACAAGATGGACCGCTTCGGCAACAAGGTGGCGGCCAAGGAAATCGCCATGATCAAGGTGGCTGCCCCCAACATGGCCTGCAAGGTCATCGACTGGGCGATCCAGGTCCATGGCGGCGGCGGCGTCAGCAACGACTTCGGCCTGGCCTATGCCTATGCCGGCGCCCGCACCCTGCGCCTGGCCGACGGCCCGGACGAGGTGCACCGCAACCAGATCGGCAAGATGGAACTGAAACGCGTGCAGTAACAAGCGTGCCCTCTCCGCCGCTTGCGGGGGAGAGGGAGGGGACCCGGCGCGTCAGCGACGGGGAGGGTGAGGTGGTGAGTGGGTCAGAGCGCGCTTTACGCCGCCGACCCACCTCACCCAACCCTCTCCCCCTAAAGGGCGGAGAGGGCTTAAGCGATTGGGAGCGGAAGTCATGAGCGTGAAGCAACTGTTCGACCTGACCGGCCAGGTCGCCCTGATCACCGGCGGCTCGCGCGGCCTAGGCCTGCAGATGGCCGAGGCGCTGGGCGAGATGGGGGCCAGGATCGCCATCGCCGCGCGCAAGCCGCACGAGCTGGCGGCGGCCGAGGCCGCCCTCGCGCCCAAGGGCATCGAGGTCTTCTCGGTGCCCTGCGACCTGGGCGATATCGCCGCCAAGCCAGCCGAGAGGCTGACCACGGCGGTGCTGGAGCGTTTCGGCCGCATCGACATCCTGATCAACAATGCGGGGGCGAGCTGGGGCGCGCCGGCCGAGGATCATCCGGCCGAGGCCTGGCGCAAGGTCATGACCCTGAATGTCGACGCCGCCTTCTACCTGGCCCAGGAAGTCGGCAAGCGCGCCATGATCCCGCAAGGCGGCGGCAAGATCGTCAACATCGCCTCGGTCGCCGGCCTGGGCGGTAACCCGCCCAATCTCAACATGTTCACCATCGCCTACAACACCAGCAAGGGCGCCATGGTGAACTTCACCCGGGCGCTGGCCGCCGAATGGGGGCGCTACAACATCAATGTCAACGCGATCTGCCCGGGCTTCTTCCCCTCGAAGATGTCGCAGGGCCTGCTCGACCGCTTCGAGAAGGAAGTGCTGGCGGCAACGCCCCTGGGCCGCCTGGGCGGCGACGAGGATTTGAAGGGGGCGGCGGTCTATTTCGCCTCCGCCGCGTCGCGGCATGTAACCGGCCAGATCCTGGCCGTCGATGGCGGCACCGCCGTGGTCTGATGTTTCGCTCTGTGGAGGAACCATGAAGCAGCTCTACTGGCTCGACGATGAAGCATGGCAGCGGGTCGAACCGCTGTTGCCGTCCGGCGGACGCGGGGCCCCCCGCGTCGACGACCGGCGGGTGATCAGCGGCATTCTGCACATGCTGCATACCGGCGGGCGCTGGCGCGACTGGCCGACGGGCCACTACGGCCCCTATGCCACCGTGTGCAATCGCTATGCCCGCTGGCGCAAGCAGGGCCTGTGGTCGCGCATCCACGCCACGGCCGTGCCCGCCGTCATGTCGAGGCATGCACAGAATTCATAAATCCATCCAGCGAATATTCATTAGACGAATGAAACCCAACGGGTAGGCTATCGCTTGTCGGCCGCCCCCGTTGGGTTAGGCTGGCATGCTGGTTGCGTCGGTACCTGTTGTTGCTTGCCCGGCCACTCACGATGCCGGGGCCCTTTTCCAACAGCCAAGGTCCGCCATGACAACCGCACCAGATCCGTCGGCAGCACCCTCCAAATTCCTCCTGGCCCTGGAGGCGCGGGCCTTCTTCGAGCTTGGCGCCTATGTCGCGGCCTGGCCCCTCTATAATCTGGCCGCCAAGGGCGATGGCCACCCGGTGATGACCCTGCCCGGCCTGGCGGGTGACGATCCCAGCACCTATGCCTTGCGCAGCTTTCTGCGCGGCCGCGGCTACCGCGCCCATGGCTGGCATGCCGGGCGCAACACCGGCAAGGTCGAGCTGCTGGAGCCGCTGCTGGAACGCCTGCACAAGCTCAACACCCGCTATGGCCGCCCGGTCAGCCTGATCGGCTGGAGTGCCGGCGGCCTGTTCGCGCGCGAATTGGCCAAGCAGGCCCCCAAGGCCGTGCGCCAGGTGATCACCCTGGGCAGCCCCTTTGCCGGCAACCCGCGCGCCTCCAATGCCCGCCGCGTCTATGAATGGCTGAGCGGCAAGAAGGACGACGACCCGGCCCTGTCGGAGCGCCTGCGCGGCACCCCGCCGGTGCCCACCACCTGCATCTTCACCCGCACCGACGGTGTCGTGCCCTGGCAGCGCTGCGTCGAGGTGCCGGGCGACCAGGTCGAGAACATCGAGGTCGAAGGCAGCCATTCGGGCCTGGGTCACAACCCCGTGGTGCTGTTCGCCATCGCCGACCGGCTGGCCCAGAAGGAGGGCCTGTGGACCCCGTTCGACCGGCGCGGGCTCCGCTCTTTTTTCTATCCCGATCCTCAACGCCGGGCGCCCAGCCTGGCACCAGCGGAATGATGAAATGCAACAGCTGAGCGGCATCGACACGTTCTTCCTGAACGTGGAGAGCAATACCTGTCCCATGCATGTGGGCGGCCTGGTGATCCTTGAGCCTGGCGAGAAGGCGCCCAAGGACGGCGCCTTCGCCCGCATCAGCGCCCATGTGGAAAGCCGCCTCGACCGGATTCCGCCGATGCGCCGCCGCCTGCTGACCACGCCCCTGGACCTCGACCATCCCTATTGGGTCGAGGATCCGGATTTCGACCTGGTCCACCACCTGCGCCACCGCGCCCTGCCCGGCCCGGGCGACACCGCCCAACTGACCGAACTGGTGTGCGAGCTGACCAGCACCCGCCTGGACCGCAACCTGCCCCTGTGGGAACTGCACTATGTCGAGGGCCTGGCCAAGGGCCGGGTCGCCACCATCACCAAGATGCACCATGCCGCGATCGACGGGGTTTCGGGCGCCGAGATCCTGACCGAACTGCTCGACCTGACCGAGGTGCCCAGGGTCAACCCGCCGCCGGCCAAGCCGTGGAAGCCCGACCACATCCCCTCGCTGCTGAAGCGGCTCTATACCAGCGCCCGCTCCATGTCCAGGCGGCCGGTGGATACGTTCAAGCTGCTGCGCGAAAGCTGGCCCCTGCTCGCCTCGGTCAGCCGCGAGGCCTATGAGCGCGGCAAGATGATCCTGAAGGGCAATGCCACCGACGGCGTCATGGGCCTGGCGCCGCGCACCCGCTTCAACACCCAGATCACGGCGCGCCGCTCCTATGCCTATGGTTCGCTGTCGCTGGCCCGCATCAAGGCGGTGAAGAATGCCCTGGGCACCACGCTGAACGACGTGGTCATGGGCATCTGCGCCGAGGCGCTGCGCAATTACCTGAACGAAAAGGCCGACCTGCCGCCCCGCGCCCTGGTCGCCGGCATCCCCATGTCGATCCGCTCCGAGGCGCAGAAGGGCACCGCCGGCAACCAGGTGGTGTTCCTGCGCGCCTCGCTCCACACCGACGAGCCCGACCCGACCATCCGCCTGCGCAAGA
This DNA window, taken from Oleomonas cavernae, encodes the following:
- a CDS encoding dienelactone hydrolase family protein, yielding MAGFARRLVDAGFAVYMPQLFGTPMKRITPGYVLNSLARVCVSRQFRALAANESSPILDWLRALARQAHQDCGGRGVGAIGMCFTGNFALGLMLDAPILAPVLSQPSLPFPIGKARKGGLHASPREIAAAHDKIEREGARILGLRFKGDPMCPGERFTRLREEFGDAFEGIEIAAKHANPKAPKPAHSVLTNHLIDEAGQPTRAALDRTIAFLNQQLRVAA
- a CDS encoding VOC family protein yields the protein MGVALNHTIVWCNDQQKSADFLTGILGLPPARRFFHFLVVDLDNGVSLDFYQIEGEIRLQHYAFLIGEDDFDAIYARVLARGLDYWADPMRQRPKEISHNDGGRGFYFDDPDGHFLEVLTRPYGSGG
- a CDS encoding histidine phosphatase family protein encodes the protein MGEVYLVRHGQASFGAADYDQLSDLGHAQARHLGAWFGDCGLHFGRVVTGSLRRHKETAAGVLETLPAPLAPPQPEIDVGFNEYDHTEILTRHCPALADPAETKLILAKASSPGRAVQRIFTEAMQRWLSSRHDDDYTESWNAFRGRCLKALWRLAENAGEARRIVVFTSGGPIAAICQSLLDLPDHRMIELNQSIVNSAVTKLLCQPGRVSLSYLNNFAHLERAGSPDAISYR
- a CDS encoding LysR family transcriptional regulator: MHISRIDLNLLVVLDAIFAEGGITKASHKLNLTQPAVSHALGRLRDVFGDPLFVRDGRNLTPTPFARNLIGPVRQSLRGIEIALAEVEHFDPATSRRRFVIGVRDFLEARALPPLMKRLSELAPAIDIAAIHVERRVLEGELASGRLDAALDIWLAPPDYIQRVRVIDDDFVVLVRQDHPAIQGSIDLDSYLALDHIQVSARTTGPGMEDIELARLGLSRHIRLRCQHFFAGCRAVSQTDMALTMAEHYARIANEQFGNQILPFPLESPGLDAYLYWHANVENDPANRWLRAQIQHVLS
- a CDS encoding thermonuclease family protein, which produces MNRGFVAVLGIVTALSATAAAQDAVPGAPQILSPQPPAPQLQAPPMPATPVPPPTTPDAAVAIKPPLETLQGDAIAIDGFTIDMGEIAGARRRLRLISIDAPELVTPAGINARRVLDDLLAKGPVECTLTGDRLYQREIARCNGADGKDLGEALLRTGVVTTARHSMVGQPWAAAYIAAEHAGLDARRAAAAAVPAAAAAAASAAARETPVSVVVTAPQAPPLSFWDRNTRSEVLAAWAQAIGTIAAVFGIGFVAARQRR
- a CDS encoding transposase, whose protein sequence is MKQLYWLDDEAWQRVEPLLPSGGRGAPRVDDRRVISGILHMLHTGGRWRDWPTGHYGPYATVCNRYARWRKQGLWSRIHATAVPAVMSRHAQNS
- a CDS encoding SDR family NAD(P)-dependent oxidoreductase, whose amino-acid sequence is MQELAGKVAVITGAASGFGRELAILCAEADMKLVLADRNEAGMATTVEMLPSPHVPVLAVTCDVSRPQDLENLAERTWEKFGAAHLLFNNAGIAVAGPTWTTTLDEWKWVLDVNLMGVVHGIRSFVPRMLAQGGEAHVVNTASAAGLVSPKGSSVYCVSKHGVVTLSECLYHELREAESSIGVSVLCPAFVDTGIAHSDQTRPEGTAANPLSQRYAEQVRRATKAGKLSAADVARITLEGVRAGRFYILPHKAIKRAIETRMQDILEDRVPTDTTPRP
- a CDS encoding DUF4143 domain-containing protein; amino-acid sequence: MPKFVRLLAEHSGQLVNYSQFGSSINVSHKTGQRYVGLLEQVFLIATVQPWFTNALKRIAKTPKLHFLDSGILATARGLTLDRVRGDRSTFGSLLESFVFSEVSKLMTGADSRLRLYHFRDQQLNEVDLLLERDDGMIAGIEVKASATVRSSDFAGLRTLAGACGNRFAFGAVLYDGPDLVPFGDKLAAAPISTLWS
- a CDS encoding ATP-binding protein, which encodes MYERFVERRAAEALSDTPVVLVVGPRRAGKTTLVRKMGGPGRTYVTLDDQTALDAARSDPVGFIRGLDRAIIDEIQRVPDLLLAIKKTVDEDYRPGRFLLTGSANVLTLPRVADSLAGRMETIQMLPLARAEVEGTTTTFLERLFAGKLRGDPGAITGDDLVKLVLLGAFPRPSAGKASGGARIGHART
- a CDS encoding acyl-CoA dehydrogenase produces the protein MNFEYSAKVQDLMERVSSFMDRHVYPNEHVFEEQVNEGSRWEPTRIIEELKEKAKAEGLWNLFLPESELGAGLTNLEYAPLCEIMGRVVWSPEVFNCSAPDTGNMEVLARYGTAEQKEQWLKPLLEGKIRSCFAMTEPDVASSDATNIESSIQRQGDTYVINGRKWWSSGANDPRCKVFIFMGKTDPRNPNRHAQQSMIIVPRETAGVKILRHLPVFGYDDAPHGHGEVLFENVRVPLSNMLLGEGRGFEIAQGRLGPGRIHHCMRLIGLAERALERMCKRAKSRIAFGKTVAEQTVTLERIAESRILIDQARYLVLAAADKMDRFGNKVAAKEIAMIKVAAPNMACKVIDWAIQVHGGGGVSNDFGLAYAYAGARTLRLADGPDEVHRNQIGKMELKRVQ
- a CDS encoding SDR family oxidoreductase — encoded protein: MSVKQLFDLTGQVALITGGSRGLGLQMAEALGEMGARIAIAARKPHELAAAEAALAPKGIEVFSVPCDLGDIAAKPAERLTTAVLERFGRIDILINNAGASWGAPAEDHPAEAWRKVMTLNVDAAFYLAQEVGKRAMIPQGGGKIVNIASVAGLGGNPPNLNMFTIAYNTSKGAMVNFTRALAAEWGRYNINVNAICPGFFPSKMSQGLLDRFEKEVLAATPLGRLGGDEDLKGAAVYFASAASRHVTGQILAVDGGTAVV